The Metabacillus schmidteae genome has a segment encoding these proteins:
- a CDS encoding phospholipase D family protein, protein MNKKKKKWIISAVIIIIISAIMIYHRVKPLPPGLSYQSKVHTISEQDVEFLYDLTYQKDEEEVYDHSIFDEVYKTISEAEDFLILDLFLVNGYTDNKRSYPKLSEELRKSIEKQIKKHPNLKVVFITDQINTTYGSHEANQIEPLEDLGVEVVYTNLDRLRDPNILYSGIWRATLKWFGQEGYGWMPNPMAKSAPHVTARSYLKLLNIKANHRKVVITEDAGLILSANPHDASGFHSNIGFKVKGEILKDMVNAEKAIASFSGGNLHAFPTKAELDEEIQSSSSEKGLSLQAQILTERKVQTHIVKALKEAKKEDAVWIGMFYLADRDIIKGIEDAAKRGVKINIVLDPNQNAFGQEKMGLPNLPIAAELQNLDYKNITIRWYETNKEQYHSKLIYIKGQHKSIVIGGSSNFTSRNLDDYNVEENIKITASTGSEFVKSVDRYFNRIWNNEDGTYTVDYEEYQDQLPVFKYVMYIIQKIFQMTTY, encoded by the coding sequence ATGAATAAGAAGAAAAAGAAGTGGATAATAAGTGCCGTTATTATCATTATTATATCAGCAATCATGATTTATCACAGAGTGAAGCCTCTTCCACCTGGACTATCCTATCAAAGTAAAGTTCATACAATATCCGAGCAAGATGTGGAATTTTTATATGATCTAACTTATCAAAAAGATGAAGAAGAAGTGTATGACCACTCTATTTTTGATGAGGTATATAAAACAATTAGTGAAGCGGAGGATTTTTTAATACTCGATCTTTTCCTAGTTAACGGATATACAGATAATAAACGGTCATATCCTAAGCTAAGTGAGGAACTAAGGAAATCAATAGAAAAACAAATAAAAAAACATCCTAATTTAAAAGTAGTTTTCATTACAGATCAAATTAATACTACATATGGATCTCATGAAGCAAACCAAATCGAACCATTGGAGGATCTGGGAGTTGAAGTTGTTTATACAAACTTGGATCGGTTACGAGATCCAAATATTTTATACTCTGGCATCTGGAGAGCAACTCTGAAGTGGTTTGGACAGGAGGGCTATGGCTGGATGCCGAATCCAATGGCAAAATCTGCACCACATGTTACTGCTCGGTCTTATTTGAAATTATTAAATATAAAAGCAAACCACAGAAAAGTAGTCATCACAGAAGATGCAGGATTAATATTATCTGCCAATCCACATGATGCTAGTGGGTTTCATTCAAATATTGGCTTTAAAGTAAAAGGGGAAATTTTAAAAGATATGGTGAATGCTGAAAAAGCGATAGCTTCCTTTTCAGGAGGGAACCTACATGCATTTCCAACTAAGGCAGAATTAGATGAGGAAATTCAATCTTCTTCATCAGAAAAAGGATTATCACTGCAAGCACAGATTTTAACAGAAAGAAAGGTTCAAACTCATATTGTGAAGGCCCTAAAAGAGGCAAAAAAAGAAGATGCGGTTTGGATCGGCATGTTTTATTTGGCAGATCGAGATATCATTAAAGGTATTGAGGATGCAGCAAAACGGGGAGTGAAAATCAACATTGTGTTAGACCCAAACCAAAATGCCTTTGGACAAGAAAAAATGGGGTTGCCGAATCTCCCCATTGCAGCAGAGCTTCAAAATCTTGACTATAAAAATATTACCATTCGCTGGTATGAAACAAACAAAGAGCAATATCACTCAAAGCTTATTTATATTAAGGGACAACATAAATCGATTGTCATAGGTGGATCAAGCAATTTTACTTCCCGAAATCTTGATGACTATAATGTAGAAGAAAATATAAAAATAACAGCATCAACTGGCAGTGAATTCGTAAAATCAGTTGATCGTTATTTCAATCGAATTTGGAATAATGAAGACGGCACGTACACAGTAGATTATGAAGAGTACCAAGATCAGTTACCTGTATTTAAATATGTCATGTATATCATCCAAAAAATATTTCAGATGACTACATATTAA
- a CDS encoding nuclease-related domain-containing protein: MIYKQRRKSLELLALEYLDRRMSFPDKTKLHYENLKKGYEGEEMFDTYLAKIECECLILNDLLLNFNNTLFQIDSLLISADSIYMHEVKNYQGDFYYDSDRLYKKQKSEINNPLIQLNRTESLLRQLLQSLGFHLPVEASVIFINPEFTLYQAPLNKPFIYPTQLNPYFRKLDKLSSTKLDQKRKMLAEKLLSLHINDSPFTLLPPYEYNQLRKGITCVHCNSYSLSIIRRNCKCQRCGYEEAVSTAIMRSVKEFRILFPDKKITTNIIQDWCKVIDSKKRIYRVLKGNLGIKGARQWSFYE, encoded by the coding sequence ATGATTTACAAACAAAGAAGGAAATCACTTGAATTATTGGCTCTTGAATATCTAGACAGGCGCATGAGTTTTCCAGACAAGACGAAACTTCATTATGAAAACCTCAAAAAAGGTTATGAAGGAGAAGAAATGTTTGATACGTATTTAGCGAAGATAGAATGTGAATGCCTTATTTTAAATGACTTACTACTTAACTTTAACAATACCTTGTTTCAAATTGACTCTCTACTTATTTCAGCAGATTCTATTTATATGCATGAAGTAAAGAACTATCAAGGAGATTTTTATTACGACTCTGATAGACTTTATAAGAAACAAAAATCAGAAATAAATAATCCACTTATACAATTAAATAGAACTGAATCATTGTTGCGTCAGTTACTTCAAAGTCTTGGGTTTCATTTACCTGTAGAAGCATCCGTTATTTTTATAAATCCTGAATTCACCCTATACCAAGCCCCCCTTAACAAACCATTTATTTATCCAACACAACTTAACCCTTACTTCAGGAAATTAGATAAACTTTCCTCTACTAAATTAGATCAAAAGCGTAAAATGCTAGCTGAAAAGTTGCTTTCACTTCATATCAATGACTCACCTTTTACTTTATTACCCCCTTATGAATATAACCAGTTAAGAAAAGGAATAACATGTGTACATTGTAACTCGTATTCTCTATCTATTATTAGGAGAAATTGTAAGTGCCAAAGATGCGGGTATGAAGAAGCCGTTTCAACTGCTATTATGCGAAGTGTGAAGGAATTTAGGATCCTTTTTCCTGATAAGAAAATCACAACAAATATAATACAGGATTGGTGTAAAGTAATAGATTCTAAAAAGAGAATTTATAGAGTCCTTAAAGGAAACTTAGGAATCAAGGGAGCTCGACAATGGTCGTTTTATGAATAA
- the ahpC gene encoding alkyl hydroperoxide reductase subunit C, producing MSLIGTEVKPFAAKAFKDGEFIDVTNESLKGQWSVFCFYPADFTFVCPTELEDLQNEYDNLKALGVEVYSVSTDTHFTHKGWHDSSEKIGKIKYAMIGDPSQVVSRNFEVLNEEEGLADRGTFIIDPDGVIQTVEINAGGIGRDASTLINKVKAAQYVRNNPGEVCPAKWEEGSETLKPSLDLVGKL from the coding sequence ATGTCATTAATCGGTACTGAAGTAAAACCTTTCGCAGCAAAAGCATTTAAAGATGGTGAATTCATCGATGTAACAAACGAAAGCCTAAAAGGTCAATGGAGCGTATTCTGCTTCTATCCAGCAGATTTCACTTTCGTATGCCCAACTGAGCTTGAAGATTTACAAAACGAATATGATAACTTAAAAGCACTTGGTGTTGAAGTATATTCTGTTTCTACTGATACTCACTTCACACATAAAGGCTGGCATGACAGTTCAGAAAAAATCGGTAAAATTAAATATGCAATGATTGGTGATCCATCTCAAGTTGTATCACGTAACTTTGAAGTATTAAATGAAGAAGAAGGTCTTGCTGATCGTGGAACATTCATCATCGATCCAGATGGCGTTATCCAAACAGTTGAAATTAACGCTGGAGGCATTGGTCGTGATGCAAGCACTCTTATTAACAAAGTGAAAGCTGCACAATATGTACGTAATAATCCAGGTGAAGTTTGTCCTGCTAAATGGGAAGAAGGTTCTGAAACACTTAAGCCAAGCCTTGATCTTGTTGGAAAGCTTTAA
- the ahpF gene encoding alkyl hydroperoxide reductase subunit F, which produces MVLDAEIKAQLEQYLQLLEGNIVLNVSAGSDKISTDMLELVNELASMSSKITVEKAELTRTPSFSVNRVGEETGVTFAGIPLGHEFTSLVLALLQVSGRPPKIDQSVIDQIKGISGEHHFETYVSLSCHNCPDVVQALNIMSVLNPNITHTMIDGAAFKEEVERKNVMSVPAVFLNAEFLGGGRMTLEEILAKIGTAPDASEFENKEPYDVLVVGGGPAGSSAAIYAARKGIRTGIVAERFGGQVLDTMSIENFISVKSTEGPKLVASLEEHVKEYGIDIMNLQRAKGIEKKDLFELELENGAILKSKTVIVSTGARWRNVGVPGEQEFKNKGVAYCPHCDGPLFEGRDVAVIGGGNSGIEAAIDLAGIVKHVTVLEFNPELKADDVLQKRLYSLPNVTVLKNVQTKEITGTDSVNGITYTDRETGEEHHVELQGVFVQIGLVPNTDWLEGILERNRMGEIIVDKHGSTTLPGLFAAGDCTDSAYNQIIISMGSGATAALGAFDYLIRN; this is translated from the coding sequence ATGGTGCTTGATGCAGAAATAAAAGCTCAGTTAGAGCAATATCTTCAATTACTTGAAGGAAATATCGTATTAAATGTTAGTGCTGGTAGTGATAAGATCTCAACTGACATGTTGGAGCTAGTGAATGAGCTAGCTTCCATGTCATCAAAAATTACTGTTGAGAAAGCTGAATTAACCAGAACACCAAGCTTTAGTGTAAATCGTGTTGGTGAGGAAACTGGTGTTACATTTGCCGGTATTCCACTTGGTCACGAATTTACTTCATTAGTTTTAGCTCTTTTACAGGTTAGTGGAAGACCGCCAAAGATTGATCAAAGTGTTATTGATCAAATTAAAGGCATTAGTGGTGAACATCACTTTGAAACATATGTGAGCCTAAGTTGTCATAACTGCCCGGATGTTGTGCAGGCTCTTAACATTATGAGTGTTTTAAACCCTAATATCACACATACAATGATCGATGGAGCTGCTTTTAAAGAGGAAGTTGAACGCAAGAACGTTATGTCTGTGCCAGCTGTCTTCTTAAATGCTGAATTCTTAGGCGGCGGCCGTATGACACTTGAAGAAATTCTTGCTAAAATCGGTACTGCTCCTGATGCATCCGAGTTCGAGAATAAAGAGCCATATGACGTTCTTGTTGTTGGTGGTGGTCCTGCCGGTTCAAGTGCAGCCATTTACGCAGCACGTAAAGGTATTCGTACTGGTATTGTTGCTGAGCGCTTTGGTGGTCAGGTTCTGGACACAATGAGCATCGAGAACTTCATTAGTGTAAAAAGCACTGAAGGACCTAAGCTTGTTGCTAGTCTTGAAGAGCATGTGAAAGAATATGGGATCGATATCATGAACTTACAACGAGCAAAAGGTATCGAAAAGAAAGACCTTTTTGAACTAGAACTTGAAAATGGCGCTATTCTAAAAAGTAAAACTGTGATCGTTTCAACAGGTGCTCGTTGGCGTAATGTTGGTGTTCCTGGAGAACAAGAGTTCAAAAACAAAGGTGTAGCTTACTGCCCTCACTGTGATGGTCCTTTATTTGAAGGTAGAGATGTAGCCGTTATTGGTGGCGGAAACTCTGGAATTGAAGCAGCAATTGATCTTGCAGGTATTGTAAAACATGTTACTGTACTTGAATTCAACCCTGAGTTAAAAGCTGATGATGTCCTTCAGAAACGTTTATACAGCCTTCCTAACGTAACTGTTCTTAAAAATGTTCAAACTAAAGAAATTACAGGAACAGATAGTGTTAACGGTATTACGTATACTGACCGTGAAACAGGCGAAGAACATCATGTTGAGTTACAAGGTGTATTTGTTCAAATTGGCCTTGTTCCAAACACTGATTGGTTAGAGGGAATTTTGGAACGTAACCGTATGGGTGAAATCATTGTTGATAAACATGGTTCAACAACTTTACCTGGTTTATTCGCTGCAGGTGATTGTACTGACAGTGCTTATAACCAAATCATTATTTCTATGGGATCTGGAGCTACTGCTGCATTAGGTGCTTTTGATTATCTTATTAGAAATTAA
- a CDS encoding GntR family transcriptional regulator, which yields MTESKEFLYPMKWLSKASTGDRVTSELRMRIISGLIESGAILSENKLAADFSVSRSPIREALRTLASENIIRLERMGAVVIGLTEKEIEEIYDVRLLIESFVFERLARIDTDNLVRELSKIVEMMKVAVKYRDADEFAFQDILFHETIIQSIDHSFISIIWKKLKPVMESMILLSMRIRVEEKYEDFTRVIKNHELYIDAINSKDRSLMIKSLHLNFDDVQDKVDDLWRSQQILTKGVVDKND from the coding sequence ATGACCGAATCAAAGGAATTTCTCTATCCTATGAAGTGGCTTTCAAAAGCTTCTACTGGTGATCGCGTAACTTCTGAACTTAGAATGCGTATTATTTCAGGATTGATTGAGAGCGGTGCCATACTTTCTGAAAATAAATTGGCTGCAGATTTTTCTGTAAGTCGTTCCCCTATTCGAGAAGCATTAAGAACATTAGCATCCGAAAATATTATTCGATTAGAAAGAATGGGTGCTGTTGTCATCGGATTAACAGAAAAAGAAATAGAAGAGATCTACGATGTCCGATTATTAATAGAATCATTCGTATTTGAACGTTTAGCTAGAATAGATACTGATAATCTTGTAAGAGAACTTAGCAAAATTGTTGAAATGATGAAAGTAGCAGTAAAATATCGGGATGCTGATGAGTTCGCCTTTCAGGATATCCTATTTCATGAAACGATTATTCAATCTATAGACCATTCATTTATTTCTATCATTTGGAAGAAACTAAAACCTGTAATGGAAAGCATGATTCTTTTATCAATGAGAATTCGTGTAGAAGAAAAATATGAAGATTTTACTCGGGTAATCAAAAATCATGAGCTTTATATTGATGCAATTAACTCTAAAGATCGATCTCTCATGATAAAATCCTTACATCTAAATTTTGATGATGTACAAGATAAAGTTGATGATCTTTGGAGGTCACAACAGATACTCACAAAAGGAGTTGTAGATAAAAATGACTAG
- the gntK gene encoding gluconokinase — translation MTSYMLGVDIGTTSTKAVLFSENGKVIQTENIGYPLYTPDISTAEQDPEEIFQAVLQAIANIMKHHSEKKPSFISFSSAMHSVIAMDKNDQALTPCITWADNRSESWAHKIKVELNGHEIYKRTGTPVHPMSPLSKIAWIVNDRPEIAVKAKKYIGIKEFIFHRFFNQYVVDHSIASCMGMMNLKTLDWDKEALKIAGVTPAHLSELVPTTKIFTNCNVDLAKQIGIDPQTPFVIGASDGVLSNLGVNAIGKGEIAVTIGTSGAIRTIIDKPQTDEKGRIFCYALTEKHWVIGGPVNNGGMVLRWIRDELASSEVETAKRLGIDPYNVLTKIAERVRPGADGLLFHPYLAGERAPLWNPDVRGSFFGLTMSHKKEHMIRAALEGVIYNLYTVFLALTECMDGPVTRIQATGGFARSDVWRQMMSDIFASEVVVPESYESSCLGACILGLYATGKIDSFEVVSDMIGSTYKHTPDEAATKEYRQLLPIFINISRVLEEDYTRLANYQRSLIKH, via the coding sequence ATGACTAGCTATATGTTAGGTGTAGATATAGGAACTACAAGTACCAAAGCAGTACTATTTTCTGAAAACGGAAAAGTCATTCAAACGGAAAATATTGGTTATCCGCTCTATACCCCGGATATTTCAACAGCTGAACAGGATCCTGAAGAGATTTTCCAAGCTGTTTTGCAAGCGATTGCGAATATAATGAAACATCACTCAGAAAAGAAGCCGTCTTTCATTTCCTTTAGTAGTGCGATGCATAGTGTCATTGCCATGGATAAAAATGATCAGGCACTAACACCATGTATCACTTGGGCAGATAACCGCAGTGAGTCATGGGCACACAAAATTAAAGTTGAACTTAATGGCCATGAGATTTATAAGCGTACAGGGACACCTGTTCATCCAATGTCACCTTTAAGTAAAATTGCATGGATCGTTAATGATCGACCTGAAATCGCTGTCAAAGCGAAAAAATATATCGGTATTAAAGAGTTTATTTTCCATAGATTTTTTAATCAATATGTTGTAGATCATTCCATCGCGTCCTGTATGGGCATGATGAATCTTAAAACACTTGATTGGGATAAAGAAGCACTAAAGATTGCCGGTGTAACACCTGCTCATTTATCTGAGCTTGTACCGACAACTAAAATCTTTACTAACTGTAATGTAGACTTAGCTAAACAAATTGGTATTGATCCACAAACTCCATTTGTCATAGGTGCAAGTGATGGTGTGCTTTCAAACCTGGGGGTAAATGCCATTGGAAAAGGTGAAATTGCCGTCACTATCGGGACAAGCGGTGCAATTAGAACAATTATTGACAAGCCGCAAACAGATGAAAAGGGCAGAATCTTCTGTTATGCCTTAACGGAAAAACATTGGGTTATTGGAGGTCCGGTAAATAACGGTGGAATGGTCCTTCGTTGGATTCGCGATGAGCTAGCTTCATCAGAAGTTGAAACAGCAAAGAGGCTTGGAATCGACCCTTATAATGTATTAACAAAAATTGCAGAGCGCGTAAGGCCGGGTGCTGACGGGCTGTTATTTCATCCATATTTAGCTGGAGAACGGGCACCATTATGGAATCCCGATGTTCGCGGTTCATTCTTCGGATTAACCATGTCACATAAAAAAGAACATATGATTCGGGCAGCTTTAGAAGGTGTCATTTATAATCTATATACCGTATTCTTAGCGTTAACAGAATGCATGGATGGTCCTGTCACACGCATCCAAGCAACAGGAGGGTTTGCAAGATCGGATGTATGGCGACAAATGATGTCCGATATATTTGCATCAGAAGTTGTTGTACCGGAAAGCTATGAAAGTTCATGTTTAGGTGCTTGTATTTTGGGGCTTTATGCTACAGGAAAAATCGACTCTTTTGAAGTCGTTTCCGATATGATTGGTAGTACCTACAAGCATACACCTGATGAAGCAGCAACAAAGGAATACAGACAATTACTGCCAATATTCATTAACATCTCCAGAGTATTGGAAGAGGATTATACACGGCTTGCCAACTATCAAAGAAGCCTGATTAAACACTAA
- a CDS encoding GntP family permease — translation MPLVIVAIGILVLLLLIMGLKINTFISLIIVSFGVALALGMPLTDIVKTIEAGLGGTLGHLALIFGLGAMLGKLIADSGGAQRIAMTLVDKFGVKNIQWAVVAASFIIGVALFFEVGLVLLIPIVFAIARELKVSILYLGIPMTAALSVTHGFLPPHPGPTVIAGELGANIGEVLLYGFIVSVPTVIIAGPIFTKIAKKLVPESFSKTGSIASLGEQKVFKTEDTPGFGISVFTALLPVILMSLSTIITLIQNTLGIEDNLFLAVIRFIGEAGTSMLISLLVAIYTMGLARKIPINDVMESCTTAITQIGMMLLIVGGGGAFKQVLIDGGVGDYVADLFSGSTLSPILLAWVIAAILRISLGSATVAALTTAGLVIPMLGQSDVNLALVVLAIGAGSVVASHVNDAGFWMFKEYFGLSMKETFATWTLLETIISVAGLAFILLLSLFV, via the coding sequence ATGCCATTAGTTATAGTAGCCATCGGTATTTTAGTATTATTACTATTAATCATGGGCTTAAAAATTAATACATTTATTTCATTAATCATCGTGTCCTTCGGTGTGGCTTTAGCATTAGGAATGCCACTTACGGATATTGTAAAGACTATCGAAGCTGGATTAGGCGGAACGCTCGGTCACTTAGCGCTAATCTTTGGACTTGGAGCGATGTTAGGAAAGTTAATCGCAGATTCCGGGGGTGCTCAGCGCATTGCGATGACCCTCGTTGACAAATTTGGAGTTAAAAACATTCAATGGGCAGTTGTTGCTGCATCCTTTATTATCGGAGTTGCACTATTTTTTGAAGTAGGACTAGTATTATTAATTCCAATTGTTTTTGCTATTGCAAGGGAATTAAAGGTTTCTATTTTATATCTTGGGATACCAATGACAGCTGCATTGTCTGTCACACACGGGTTTTTACCACCTCATCCGGGTCCTACAGTTATTGCTGGTGAGCTTGGTGCAAACATTGGTGAAGTGTTGCTTTATGGTTTTATCGTTTCAGTACCAACAGTTATTATAGCAGGTCCTATTTTCACAAAAATCGCAAAAAAACTAGTTCCAGAATCATTTTCTAAGACAGGCAGCATTGCCTCTCTTGGTGAACAAAAGGTATTTAAAACAGAAGACACTCCCGGCTTTGGAATCAGTGTTTTCACTGCTTTACTCCCTGTTATTTTAATGTCACTTTCAACTATTATTACACTTATCCAAAACACATTGGGTATTGAAGATAATTTATTTCTTGCAGTAATCCGCTTTATTGGTGAAGCTGGAACTTCCATGTTAATCTCACTATTAGTTGCGATCTATACGATGGGACTAGCTAGAAAAATTCCAATTAATGATGTGATGGAATCTTGTACAACTGCCATTACTCAAATTGGGATGATGCTTTTAATTGTCGGAGGCGGTGGAGCCTTCAAACAAGTATTAATTGACGGTGGTGTGGGTGATTATGTAGCAGACCTATTTAGTGGTTCAACATTATCACCGATCCTGCTGGCATGGGTTATTGCGGCAATCTTACGTATCTCCCTGGGATCTGCAACAGTTGCTGCACTAACAACCGCTGGTTTAGTTATTCCGATGTTAGGACAATCTGATGTTAATCTTGCTTTAGTTGTACTTGCAATAGGAGCAGGAAGTGTAGTTGCCTCACATGTTAATGATGCCGGTTTTTGGATGTTTAAAGAATATTTTGGTTTAAGTATGAAAGAAACATTCGCAACATGGACATTATTAGAAACGATTATTTCAGTAGCTGGATTGGCATTTATTCTATTATTGAGCTTATTTGTTTAA
- the gnd gene encoding decarboxylating NADP(+)-dependent phosphogluconate dehydrogenase has protein sequence MVNTIGVIGLGVMGSNIALNMANKGEKVAVYNYTRDLTDRLVSKMNGETIQPYYEIEEFVQSLESPRKIFLMVTAGKAIDSVIESLVPFLEAEDIIMDGGNSHFEDTERRYTELKSKGIGYLGIGISGGEVGALTGPSIMPGGDKEVYEKTAPILTKIAAQVNGDPCCVYLGPKGAGHFIKMVHNGIEYADMQLIAEAYTFLREKLHLDVDEIADIFDTWNQGELKSYLIEITAEILRKKDDMTGLPLIDVILDKAGQKGTGKWTSIQAIDNGIPTSIITESLFARYISSLKEERVMAEGILKMPEVEQQNLDKNVWIDYVRQALYMGKVCAYAQGFTQYKMTSELNGWDLPLKEIALIFRGGCIIRAEFLNVISKAYEEQPDLANLLISPYFAEKITDYQMALRKVVCEGINSGISFPCLSASLTYFDSYRKGISNANILQAQRDYFGAHTYERHDQSGVFHTNWQ, from the coding sequence ATGGTTAATACAATTGGTGTTATTGGTTTAGGAGTAATGGGAAGTAATATTGCATTAAATATGGCTAACAAAGGCGAAAAGGTAGCTGTTTATAACTATACGAGAGATTTAACAGATCGTCTTGTCAGTAAAATGAATGGTGAGACCATTCAACCTTACTACGAAATTGAGGAATTTGTTCAGTCCCTTGAGTCCCCTAGGAAGATTTTTCTTATGGTTACAGCTGGAAAAGCTATTGATTCAGTGATCGAGTCACTGGTGCCCTTTCTTGAAGCTGAAGATATTATTATGGACGGAGGTAACTCTCATTTCGAGGATACTGAGCGAAGATATACTGAACTAAAGTCGAAAGGTATTGGTTATTTAGGAATTGGGATTTCCGGTGGTGAAGTTGGAGCTTTAACAGGTCCTTCCATCATGCCTGGCGGAGATAAAGAAGTTTATGAAAAGACAGCTCCAATTTTGACAAAAATAGCTGCGCAAGTAAATGGCGACCCTTGCTGTGTTTATCTAGGTCCAAAAGGCGCCGGCCACTTTATCAAAATGGTTCATAACGGAATTGAGTATGCTGATATGCAATTAATTGCAGAGGCATATACATTTTTGCGAGAAAAGTTACATTTAGATGTAGATGAAATTGCCGATATTTTTGACACATGGAACCAAGGCGAGCTAAAAAGTTACTTAATTGAAATTACAGCAGAGATTTTAAGAAAAAAAGATGACATGACCGGTTTACCATTAATCGATGTTATTCTTGATAAAGCAGGACAAAAAGGAACAGGAAAATGGACAAGTATACAAGCAATTGACAACGGAATTCCAACATCTATTATTACTGAATCTTTATTTGCACGTTATATCTCCTCACTAAAAGAAGAGCGGGTTATGGCTGAAGGTATATTGAAAATGCCGGAAGTTGAGCAGCAGAATTTAGATAAAAATGTGTGGATTGATTATGTTAGACAGGCTCTTTATATGGGGAAAGTATGTGCCTATGCACAAGGCTTTACACAGTATAAAATGACATCTGAACTTAATGGATGGGATTTACCTTTAAAGGAAATTGCATTAATCTTCCGTGGTGGTTGTATCATTCGTGCTGAGTTTTTAAATGTTATTAGCAAAGCTTACGAGGAGCAGCCAGATCTAGCTAATTTGCTTATTTCGCCATACTTTGCTGAAAAAATTACAGATTATCAAATGGCCTTGCGTAAAGTTGTATGTGAAGGTATAAATTCCGGTATATCGTTTCCATGTTTAAGTGCTTCCCTTACTTACTTTGATAGTTACCGAAAAGGTATCTCAAATGCAAACATATTACAGGCACAACGTGATTATTTTGGTGCTCATACATATGAAAGACATGATCAGTCAGGGGTCTTCCATACAAATTGGCAATGA